One window of Streptomyces sp. SUK 48 genomic DNA carries:
- a CDS encoding ATP-binding protein, which produces MVIPLGIQAMDEPRSAPSRYSAAWGAAGIPLADARGAVRMLLARAGHHPDQRPSQDAQLVVSELVTNALRHAPGPGALLLELSADAACLTIAVHDSSCAEPLPREPDPRRAGGHGLRLVTQLCEQVRTVPSEQGKRIVARLLLDGVAEPGS; this is translated from the coding sequence ATGGTCATCCCGCTCGGAATCCAGGCGATGGATGAACCCCGCTCGGCGCCCTCGCGCTACAGCGCCGCCTGGGGCGCGGCGGGGATTCCCCTCGCCGACGCCCGCGGTGCCGTACGCATGCTGCTGGCGCGCGCGGGCCACCACCCCGACCAGCGGCCGAGCCAGGACGCCCAGCTCGTCGTGAGCGAGCTGGTCACCAACGCGCTGAGACATGCCCCCGGCCCCGGCGCGCTGCTGCTGGAGCTCTCCGCCGACGCAGCCTGTCTGACCATCGCCGTCCACGACAGCTCCTGCGCGGAGCCTCTGCCGCGGGAACCCGATCCGCGCCGCGCCGGCGGCCACGGGCTGCGTCTCGTCACCCAGCTGTGCGAGCAGGTGCGGACCGTTCCGTCGGAACAGGGCAAGCGGATCGTGGCCCGGCTGCTCCTGGACGGCGTGGCAGAACCGGGGAGCTGA
- a CDS encoding STAS domain-containing protein: MTTTPPTEFTVAARREQATLVVRVGGELDYDTSEEFVDEVVRHLTAARTPPAAVRLDFGALTWIDSSGLSALLMIHRRTSALGATLHLDDRPEILERLLHVTNVLDHLTAPAAGTDLTDLV; the protein is encoded by the coding sequence ATGACCACGACCCCACCGACCGAGTTCACCGTCGCCGCCCGGCGCGAACAGGCCACGCTCGTGGTGCGGGTGGGCGGAGAGCTCGACTACGACACCAGCGAGGAGTTCGTGGACGAGGTGGTCCGGCATCTGACGGCCGCCCGGACCCCGCCCGCGGCGGTCCGCCTGGACTTCGGCGCGCTGACCTGGATCGACTCCTCCGGGCTGTCCGCGCTGCTGATGATCCACCGCCGTACCAGCGCCCTCGGCGCCACCCTGCACCTGGACGACCGGCCGGAGATCCTCGAACGGCTGCTGCACGTCACCAACGTCCTGGACCACCTCACCGCGCCGGCCGCCGGCACGGACCTGACGGACCTGGTGTAG
- a CDS encoding serine/threonine-protein kinase, which translates to MGEVWRAFDETLGRPVAVKLLLPHDSDPTASSRFRLEAQTAGRLSHPNVVGVLDFGEFEGRLFLVMELVDGGSLDDVLSASGPLSAERVARIAAQAAVGLALAHRQGIVHRDIKPANLLLTADDTLKIGDFGIARFFDDPNSALTATGQIVGTSLYLAPERALGRTAAPASDVYSLGCVLYQLLTGRPPFQADSPLAVLHQHLDAAPVPPRQLRTDLSPAFESYLLGLLAKEAESRPTAEEVADWFGRGSWRGAPEPLPVAHQGHGRSKQSLAPATRSPALRSPAPRPPPRGPPPGTPPPAAPPLSPPATPPLPRPLRRRPRAGG; encoded by the coding sequence ATGGGGGAGGTCTGGCGGGCCTTCGACGAGACGCTCGGCAGACCGGTCGCCGTGAAACTGCTGCTCCCCCACGACTCCGACCCCACCGCGTCCTCGCGGTTCCGGCTGGAGGCGCAGACCGCGGGGCGCCTCAGCCATCCGAACGTCGTCGGGGTCCTGGACTTCGGCGAGTTCGAGGGCCGGCTGTTCCTGGTGATGGAACTGGTCGACGGCGGCAGCCTCGACGATGTGCTCAGCGCCTCCGGGCCGCTGTCCGCCGAGCGGGTGGCCCGGATCGCCGCGCAGGCCGCCGTCGGACTGGCCCTCGCGCACCGGCAGGGCATCGTGCACCGGGACATCAAACCGGCCAATCTGCTGCTGACCGCCGACGACACCCTGAAAATAGGCGACTTCGGCATCGCCCGCTTCTTCGACGACCCCAACTCCGCGCTCACCGCGACCGGGCAGATCGTCGGCACCAGCCTCTACCTCGCGCCCGAGCGGGCCCTCGGCCGCACCGCGGCCCCGGCGTCCGACGTGTACTCGCTGGGCTGTGTGCTCTACCAACTCCTCACCGGCCGGCCGCCGTTCCAGGCGGACAGCCCGCTCGCGGTGCTGCATCAGCACCTCGACGCCGCCCCGGTCCCGCCCCGGCAGCTGCGCACCGACCTGTCGCCCGCCTTCGAGAGCTATCTGCTCGGCCTGCTGGCCAAGGAGGCCGAGAGCCGGCCCACGGCCGAGGAGGTGGCGGACTGGTTCGGGCGCGGCTCCTGGCGCGGCGCGCCGGAGCCGCTGCCGGTCGCGCACCAGGGCCACGGCCGCTCGAAGCAGTCGCTCGCCCCCGCCACGAGATCCCCCGCCCTGAGATCCCCCGCCCCCAGGCCCCCGCCACGCGGTCCTCCGCCCGGCACGCCCCCGCCCGCCGCGCCCCCGCTCTCCCCGCCCGCCACACCCCCGCTCCCCCGCCCGCTCCGACGGCGGCCACGCGCCGGCGGGTGA
- a CDS encoding STAS domain-containing protein — MHPRSEMKVHATRHEETFVITLRGEVDWDDAEDFEAARETADRAALPVTAIDLSRVTFADSMLLNALLALRRRHTSDGRDLVLLGPLHPAVRRLLVVSGVLDHFTISDTGATLGTDRTEPHEDEDSG, encoded by the coding sequence ATGCATCCGCGTTCGGAGATGAAGGTGCACGCCACCCGTCACGAAGAGACCTTCGTGATCACCCTGCGCGGCGAGGTGGACTGGGACGACGCCGAGGACTTCGAGGCCGCCCGGGAGACGGCCGACCGCGCCGCGCTGCCCGTCACGGCGATCGACCTGTCCCGGGTCACTTTCGCCGACAGCATGCTCCTCAACGCCCTGCTGGCGCTGCGGCGCCGGCACACGTCCGACGGGCGCGACCTCGTCCTGCTCGGCCCGCTGCACCCCGCGGTGCGGCGGCTGCTGGTCGTCAGCGGGGTCCTCGACCACTTCACGATCTCGGACACCGGCGCCACTCTCGGGACCGATCGGACGGAGCCCCATGAAGACGAGGACAGCGGGTAG
- a CDS encoding RNA polymerase sigma factor SigF encodes MAVMTTTATGTRASGLPDVVDPSKVAPKDARDLSRLFFAQLATLEEGTPEHSYARNTLIEMNMSLVRYAAGRFRSRGPEEMEDIVQVGMIGLIKAIDRFELSREAEFTSFAIPYIVGEIKRFFRDTTWAVHVPRRLQEARVQLARATEELRGRLDREPTVKELSELMSLPEDEVREARLASNGYNSSSLDATLNGSEDGEAVLRDFIGAEDTALELVEDFHALAPLIAGLEDRDRRIIHMRFVEELTQAEIGERLGVSQMHVSRLLSRCLGRLREGMLTIG; translated from the coding sequence ATGGCAGTCATGACCACGACGGCAACCGGCACGCGGGCTTCCGGCCTGCCCGATGTCGTCGACCCCTCCAAGGTCGCGCCCAAGGACGCCCGTGACCTGTCGCGGCTCTTCTTCGCGCAGCTGGCCACGCTGGAGGAGGGCACGCCCGAGCACAGCTACGCCCGCAACACGCTGATCGAGATGAACATGTCGCTGGTCCGCTACGCGGCCGGCCGGTTCCGCAGCCGGGGCCCGGAGGAGATGGAGGACATCGTCCAGGTCGGCATGATCGGTCTGATCAAGGCGATCGACCGGTTCGAGCTGTCCCGTGAGGCGGAGTTCACCTCCTTCGCGATCCCCTACATCGTCGGCGAGATCAAGCGGTTCTTCCGGGACACCACCTGGGCCGTGCACGTGCCCCGGCGGCTCCAGGAGGCCCGGGTGCAGCTGGCGCGGGCGACGGAGGAGCTGCGCGGCCGTCTGGACCGCGAGCCGACGGTCAAGGAGCTGTCGGAGCTGATGAGCCTGCCCGAGGACGAGGTGCGCGAGGCCCGCCTCGCCTCGAACGGCTACAACTCCTCCTCGCTGGACGCCACCCTCAACGGCAGCGAGGACGGCGAGGCCGTCCTGCGGGACTTCATCGGCGCGGAGGACACCGCGCTGGAGCTGGTCGAGGACTTCCACGCGCTGGCGCCGCTGATCGCCGGGCTGGAGGACCGGGACCGCCGGATCATCCACATGCGGTTCGTCGAGGAGCTGACCCAGGCGGAGATCGGCGAGCGCCTCGGCGTCTCCCAGATGCACGTCTCCCGGCTGCTCTCCCGCTGCCTGGGCCGCCTGCGCGAGGGCATGCTCACCATCGGCTGA
- a CDS encoding cobalamin-dependent protein (Presence of a B(12) (cobalamin)-binding domain implies dependence on cobalamin itself, in one of its several forms, or in some unusual lineages, dependence on a cobalamin-like analog.) — protein MKHSTEPAALVRRLWRAAIDADEYTAAGIVHTALAEGVDEETLLLEVIAPVQEMVGVEWAADRISVAQEHAATAVNERIVASLAHRQGGGPRPTHRGRVTVSCVDGDWHAFPARLLAEVLSLRGWRVDYLGAQTPTPHMVAHLHLTNPDAVLLSGSIPTHLPAAHAAITACRAIGVPVLVGGRAFGPGGRWARRLGADRWAADARGAAAVLDAGVPRPVPATGRQAVDDLPHLADQEYTLVLQSRPRLVKHTLTELEDRFPALRGYGDEQRERTAEDLAHIVGFLATALYVDDADLFTTFLVWTADILQARHVPAHSLVAALDILADELHDFPRARRLTRLGASALGARPAASVLGPASESATGPESAPEAGSAPVPVPGAPS, from the coding sequence GTGAAGCACTCCACCGAGCCGGCCGCTCTGGTGCGGCGGCTGTGGCGGGCGGCGATCGACGCGGACGAGTACACGGCCGCCGGAATCGTGCACACGGCGCTGGCCGAGGGAGTGGACGAGGAGACGCTGCTGCTCGAGGTGATCGCGCCGGTGCAGGAGATGGTCGGCGTCGAATGGGCCGCCGACCGCATCAGCGTGGCCCAGGAGCACGCCGCCACCGCCGTCAACGAGCGGATCGTCGCCTCCCTCGCCCACCGGCAGGGCGGCGGCCCCCGCCCCACGCACCGCGGCCGGGTCACGGTCTCCTGCGTGGACGGCGACTGGCACGCCTTCCCCGCCCGGCTCCTCGCGGAGGTGCTGTCCCTGCGCGGCTGGCGGGTGGACTATCTCGGCGCCCAGACCCCGACCCCGCACATGGTCGCCCATCTGCACCTCACCAACCCCGACGCCGTCCTCCTGTCGGGGTCGATCCCCACCCATCTGCCCGCCGCCCACGCCGCCATCACCGCCTGCCGGGCCATAGGGGTCCCCGTCCTCGTCGGTGGCCGAGCCTTCGGCCCCGGCGGCCGCTGGGCCCGCAGGCTGGGCGCCGACCGCTGGGCGGCCGACGCGCGCGGCGCGGCGGCCGTGCTGGACGCGGGCGTGCCGCGGCCCGTCCCGGCGACGGGCCGGCAGGCGGTGGACGACCTGCCGCACCTGGCCGACCAGGAGTACACGCTGGTCCTCCAGTCCCGTCCCCGGCTCGTGAAGCACACCCTGACCGAGCTGGAGGACCGTTTCCCCGCCCTGCGGGGCTACGGTGACGAGCAGCGCGAGCGCACCGCGGAGGACCTCGCCCACATCGTCGGCTTCCTGGCCACCGCCCTCTACGTCGACGACGCCGACCTGTTCACCACGTTCCTCGTCTGGACCGCCGACATCCTTCAGGCCCGGCACGTCCCCGCGCACTCCCTGGTCGCCGCGCTGGACATCCTGGCCGACGAGCTCCACGACTTTCCGCGCGCCCGGCGCCTGACCCGGCTCGGCGCCTCGGCCCTCGGCGCGCGGCCCGCCGCTTCCGTACTCGGCCCCGCCTCCGAGTCCGCCACCGGCCCCGAGTCCGCACCCGAGGCCGGCTCCGCTCCCGTCCCCGTGCCCGGCGCCCCCTCATGA